The window tttaaacttttttatttgtatggAAAATTAGTGATAGTCTGCTTACTTTATTTTTCCAGTGAAATGGAGTATACTGCTTCTATTGCTTGTCGCTATAGCTTTAGTAACAAAAGACTATACCAATAGGATTTAGTCCTCATCACTCCATACTCTATATACAGGGTGATTCTCAAATTTTGGGGATCACAGacaattagtaaaataaatttactaaacaaattgaaaactctatgtttatgtattttaagtttaaaattttatgaggTATATACTCTACGTCCAAAACGGTTCTGTCCATGTGACTATTCAGTGGAGGAGCTTGTTTAAATTTGATCTGTTTTCACCTTAAAACTTTGATATTCTACCATTCTTTGATAGATAAATCCGAAAGCGAAAACCATAAAAATCACTAAAACTAATCTTCTATGGTCTAATATTTCTTCAagtcaatataatattttaaatagtgATGCTTCAATGAGCAAAATTATATCTCAATCGATTAACCTAATCCATCGACTCGACTAAAACTAAAACATGCTTGAGAAcatcatagttttttttttgctaaaatgttAACATCATAGTTGACAAAGGGTTTGCATATTATAGAGTAGGTTTGCATATAATAGAGTTCAAACGTCACACTAAGTGAAAAGAACATTTATTGATCATTTGGCTAATCAGGTTGATTCAGCAGACACTAATCAATGCAAATTTAACTGATAAATTTCCTGAAAGAGTTCAATGTTAACATGAGAAATTGTAACGTTAGTAAAACTTAACGTAAATAACATGAAAGGtttgttataacttataacaTTCACTGAGGtcacaaaagaagaaaacaaatagGTAAAAATATGTTAACATGAAAGGTATGCTATAACTTCTTAAATTATTAGTATCTTATatgaaatttaatatatttttgttgaatataattagttttttttatgaaagaaTATAATTAGTTTCTTATTTGGAAATGGGggaacaattatttttttattacaactTGATAAGTAATGGTCAAGTAAATATTCATCTGAACTTTACTCCGTAAccgtaaataataaaaactatataatctCACCATATATAGAAACACAACATGCATGTCATTTGGTCTCTTATTGTTATTGCTCACTTGTGACGTTGCTATTTGTTGTGCAAATCGAAAACATAATATCTACTACACTATACTCATGAGGAAAATGATTCAAGAAAAGCGAATAACAGTATAAGGTTCAGACTACACTCAAAAACTCATCGAGAAGAAGTTAAACACACACAGTTCATGAATCATAAAGTAGAACAGAACATAAGAGTTATTTTAACCAAACAACCTATAAGTACTTATGACATCAAAATCATATTCAAAAGCTTGAAGCTTTTTTTAAGACTTTAGTTGCTCCTTTCCCTTGTAGAGAGTTGAAATTGAAACATCAGAAACCTTGACAACCTTGTACCTAACTCCAGGAATATCTCCCACAACATGACCCTCAGAAATAAAGAACTCGTCCTGCAGACATTAACAAAAGATGATTCAACATTTCACAAAACTAATCCACGTTTAGTAAATGGCTCACAGCATAACCTTCTTTCCGTTCTTGATAAGTTGTACTCTAGCACACTTACGGATGACAGAGTTAGGCTGCTTAACCTCGATTCCGTTGCATATTCGAACACTAAGACTCACGCATCAACACCACTGTCCACACTAAAATTAAGCAGATAAAGAAGCAAATTCATATAGTTCTTACGTTTTCTGATGGACGATTCCTTTTGCATGAGAAGGACCCAACAAAAAGCTTCTTCCTTTCATTTCCTATGGTCAATAGAAACGGAACAAAGAAAATAATCGTCTACCTGCCTGAACCCATCTTTGTATCTCTGTCCATCTAACACTCGTTGTGCCTACAAAATCACACATGAGATTAAATGTCACATCTAAGCACAAATACAAAATCTCAAATCTTATCCATATATGATGAAGTTTATAAGTGAATTATACCTCACACAAAAGCATATCTTCTTCAGAAAACCAACATCTTCACTTGAAATCTGAGTTTAAATATGTATATCATCTGTTAACAAAAGATCCATAACTGGATTTAAGAAAAAACTCTTGTAGTTCTAACACAAcgcataaatattttgattacgGAAACAGGTTAGCATAATCATTTATATCAGTATGATTCAAACTGATTGACCCACCTTCTTCACAATCTCTCCGTCACGGGAATTGGTTTTTTTACCGGAGATTCTCGGAGGGTTGAAAACGGTGATAGCTGTAACCTGGTAAGAACctggatgatgatgattcaaTGGTGAAGTAGCTTCGACGGCGGTTGTGCTTAGAATTCTGGTGGATTGCATGGCCATAGATGTAGCTTCTTCAGAATAGGTTTTGATTTAGATTaagacatatatttatataagaaagGATCAAGGGAGGTGAAAAGAAACATTCAAGGattgttttaagaacattaTTGATTAATGATTGAGAAGGTTAtgcaaaaacaaatcaaatcgCAGAAGACGAAGTGGAAGAGTCAAGAGACTCGAAGCTTGAAACAACGATACATGTTTCTCTGTTTTTTCTCTTCATGGGCTGGGTGGGGTGGGCCACACTGATAATTTTCATAAACCCACACGAAAGTTCAATCTATATCAGCAATGGTGATATGGCAAAATTAAACTTTCTCATTGGTTGATTAAATTTGCCTACGTGGATAGTTTAGATGTTGATCTTATTCAacttttagtattatatatatatatatattgattgcATCCTGCACAAATTAAATGCTGTCAGTGTTAAGATGTATAACATGACTAAACTGTCTACTTGAATTGTGTGCGCAACCATCTTGACACCAAGCtcatattgtttatttttttttctatttgatgcAATTTAATTTTGCTGTAGTTAAtgtcaattttttaaattttttgtttttttttctaacaccTTTTTCTATATTATATGATAGCTTTCTGTGAAAGATGCTTCTAATAACTGGAAAATGGTTGGAACAGATGTAGGAAACAAACTATTCTTGAAAGAGCCATCAGCCAATGTAATTTTGTTAGATTGCATTTCATCTGAGTCCTGAGAAATGCAAAGTTGTGACATATTTTGTCAGATTACATTTGATTATGTCTCCAAGTAAGCTATAATATATACACGACCTGAAGATGAAAATACATGGAAGACATGAAGTGCTTTCTCTATATTTCTCTAACGTGCAAGAATATTTTTTCCCTACAAATAATAGGAAtcctaaataataattttgggaacttttttctaataatagatcattattttttattaaaacaaaatgagCAGTGGACGACATATACATGTATATGCTAGACAATTATCATAATTTAATCTCCTAAATTGTAAACCAACAAAGTAAAAAATCTAACTAAACAAAATTTACAATCCCCATAAAAGATCAGGACTATTAACACAAAAAGATATTAAAGACCAAGAACCAGAAAATACTATAAAAAAGCAATACCAACAAAATACAAGCTAGAATGCacttgacattttttttttttaagaaaaacttctttatttattttgcaaaacCGGATTACAAGGACTAACAAACCTACCTTACTCAAAAAATCTCCAAGGGACTTAACAATGCCCttagaaaatacttaaccaAGAACCTAAGTAAGTAAGAGAGGTGCTGTCTGTGATTCTCATGTTTCGAGATAGAGGATCAAGCTTTGACCGAATAATCTGCTTAACTTCTTGAATAATAGCTTGTGTGGGCCTGCTCACAGATGAATGTAAGCGGGCGTTTCTCTCCTTCCAAATCATATAGAGCACAGCTTGGAATATGAGCTTAACAATGAGGAGAATATTTGTGTCTGTTGAAGAGGTCTTTAGCCACCTAAGACACTCTTCAAACAGGACGGGAGGATGTACACGGGTACGAGAACAGAAATACGCCCACACTTCCGAGCTGTATGCACAGTCGAAGAACAGGTGCTGTCTAGACTCCTCATCGCTTGAGCATAAGAGACAGCTCGGGGAAACCTCAATACCCCACGACCTCAGTCTGTCTCGAGTAGCTAATCTGTTCCAAGCAACCAACCAAGCAATAAAAGCATGTTTGGGAATTCTACCTTTGAACCAGATTTGAGCATGCCAGGGAACCGGAGGAGAGGGAGGGTGCAGAGCAGACCACGTCTTAGCGGTAGAGAAGATAGTTGAAGGGGAATCATTTCCCGTTCTCCATAGGTACTTATCAACACTAGATGATAGCACAATCTGATCTGGCGATGGCAAACATTGCTTCAGTAATGTGATTATGGCGTTCCTACTACGAGACGCACTTAACCACCACTCTCCATTTACTAAAGCTTCTGCCACCGTCGCATCCCTGTGCAGACCCGAAGCTGCAGGTCCTCTTCCTTCTGTTAAGTGGAACAAGAAACCAAGATCCGTCCAATTATCGTACCAGAAGCTAGCTAAATGCCCAGACCCCACTTCGCAACAGACAAAGGGGCGGGCTAACGTCCTCAGCTTACACAGCTGCTTCCAGATCCAGCTGTCCCCTCGTCGAGGTTCCAGTTCCCAGAAATTTTTGGATCCAATTTTATGCCTCCACATCCACGAAACCCACAATGATCCCCCTGCTGCAAACAGAAGCCATATAAGCTTCAGTGCCAGCACCTGATTCCAATCTATTAATTTTCTCAATCCTAAGCCACCTTCATTCTTCGGTGTGCAGATAATGTCCCAGCTTATCTTCGCACCTCTCGCAGACTGTGGAGCTCCACTCCATAAGAAAGCATTACACATTCTTTCAAGGATCGAGATGCATTCACTTGGCAAGATGAAAATCGATGTCCAGAAGGAGATTGTGGAGTAAATGACTGCTTGAATTAGCTGGAACCGTCCCGCAAAGGACAGATGTTTCACTGTCCAAGAATTAAATCTTGCCTCCACTTTGTCGAGCAAAGGTTTGAAATCTGACTTCTTCATTTTCTTGGAGGACAATGGAACTCCGAGGTATCTCACCGGCAGTGCCCCTTGCTTTATTCCCATAGACTCAGCCAATTCTTGACACAAAGAGTGACTTCCACCATCAATCATAAGCTCAGTCTTATCTCTGTTGATACTCAGACCCGAGATTTGCTTAAACTCatccaaaatctccaaaatcCCTCGCAACGAGTCCTCTGAACCATCAAAGAAAACCAAGACATCGTCTGCAAAACTCAGGTGCGTGATTAGGGGTTCCTCGCATGATGGATGTGGCCTGAAGCGATTGTTCACAACACCAGCATCTAGCATTTTTGATAGAACGTCCATGGCAAGCACAAAGAGGAGAGATGAAATTGGATCTCCTTGCCTGAGACCTTTTTTCCCTTGAAAAAATCCATGAAGCTCGCCATTCACTACTACACTGAAGGAAGTAGTAGTGACGCACTCCTTAATCCACCCAATCAGCTTATCAGGCAGTTCAATGGCTTCTAGCAGGTTCAGAATAAAGTCCCAACTTATATTATCATACGCCTTCGCCAAATCAATTTTCAAGCATCCCCGAGAAACTCTACCTTCCACATGAAAGTCAGTTACTAGTTCCGAGGCCAGAAGAACATTCTCACATAACAACCTTCCTTGAATAAAGCCTACTTGATTTCTTTGCACAACTTCATCAATGAATAGTTTGATCTTCTTTTTTAGAAGTCTCGCTATCACTTTGTAGACAGTAGAGCATAAGGAAATTGGCCTGAACATAGATAGCCTATCAGCGCCAGTTATCTTTGGAACCAGGGAGATGGCTGTGGCGTTGAACTTCCTTAACATTCTCCCAGCCACAAAAAACTCTCTTATTGCAGCCATAACATCATTTTCCACTACTGACCAAGCACTCCAAAAAAACTCAACTGGAAACCCATCAGGCCCCGGCGCTTTACTCTTGGGCATTGACATTACAGTCGCGAGAATCTCCTCATTGCTGGGAATACCACATAAAGACTCAGTCAAGGCCTCAGGACATCTATACGTCATAGTAATCTTCAGATCATCCACTGAAGGGGGGGGGAGACCAGGGTTCAAACTGATCCAAGCAGGTGCTGAAAGTAAGACACCACCATATCCTTGATCTGTGTCTTATTTGTGATTCTTGTTTCCTGCCCATCAAATAAAAATCTGATGGCGTTCCTTGCCTGATGAGCGATCAcagctttataaaaaaatttagtattaGCATCACCCTCCTTCAGCCATCTGATCCTCGATTTTGTCCTATAGAAGATCTGTAGCGCAGAGTCCAAGAATTTCCACGTTTTCCTTGCCACAAACTCACGCCTGAACAAAGACTCTGTTGGGGAGACTAACATCTCACTCTGAATCTCCTGAAGCTCCTCCATAGCCAGTCTTGTTTTTTGTTGGATGTTTCCGAAACCAAGTCGATTAAGACTTCTGCAGGCCTTCTTTACCTCTTTCAGACGCTGACCCAACGAAAACAGTTCTGACCCCACTGCTATCTCCTTCTGCCATGCTGCTAATATCTCCTCCTGGAACTTAGGATGAGAAGCcagaaatgaaaaatatttgaaactcaCTTTCCTAACTTCTGGATCTGCTCGCAAATCAACTACACAAGGTGCATGGTCAGATTCTCCTTGCGCCTCAAATTGAGCAACCACATCTGAGAATACCTCCCTCCAAGCTTCATTCCCCATGGCTCTATCAAGCTTACGAATAATGGGATCTTCTGGTCTATTATTCGTCCAAGTATAAAACACTCCCCTTAACTCCACATCCTCCAACTCACATTGGAATAGACAATCTCGAAACTCCTCCATCCCTCTCAGCGGTAAGTCATAGGGTAGGATAGAAAAATGCTCAGATGCCGTTAGAATTTGATTAAAGTCTCCAAGAATAAGAAAGGGTTTATCCTTGACCAGGTGATGGTCCGAAATATTCACTATCTCTTCCCAAAGCTGCCTTCTCTGACCTTCAGTGTTATACGCATACACAAAACCCACAGTTATATATGTCTGAGTATCAGGATCAAAGACCCCACACACAATCATCTGCTCTGATTTCTTGAACACAACCACTGATAACGACTGTTTCCACACCACCCAAATCCTACCTCCAGCTACCTCCGAATAGTTACTAACACACTCCCAACCTTGAAGTAAAGCAGACATCACAGCAGCAGAATTCTCTTCCCTCACTCGAGTTTCCACCAAAGCACCTACTGACGACCCCAAATTATTCAACCAACTACGGATATTATTCTGACGACCAAAATTATTTAACCCCCTGACACTCCAAGAAAAGATCTTCATATATACAAGATTGAAGACCGACTTGCGGTTAGCGAGCAGAAATCCCAGTCGAGGTTGCACCCCGAGATAAGATAGATGAATCTTTTGGAGGAGTTTTCTCTAGTAAGGAAGCCTTCCACAAATTCTGTCTAAGCGCTTTGCGAACAGCCTTAGGATGCTTGAACCAAACCCTCTCATCTTCGTCTGGATCAATACCAACACCAGGAGACTCTGGCTCAGACACTACTTCTTCCTGATCTGACACCTCTAGTTCACTCACACTAAGAGACTCTTTAGGTGGAACTACTTGTACAACGCTCTTGTCTCTAGCGAACTCATTTTTCCCCCTGAAGTTGGCAGTACCTTCAATAGCAAGATCGAGAGCTTCCATGTCTCCAGAAAGAGACACCGGGGCCTCCTTCTCCTCAATCTGAGACTTCGAGAGAGCACTCTCAACTACCTCCGTAGCGCGAGATCTCAACCTACCCCTTCTCttagatttcttcttcttctttttttccacCAGCACTTCACTCTTCGCCACCTGAGACTCGGGAAGTTCAAGTCCTACTTCCAGCATATTTGACTGCAGGTTAATCTCTGTAGAAGTTGAGACCATCCTTTCTTGGGACAGACCCACCTGCTCCagtaccttcttcttcttgattatAGGTTGCGTGCAGCGGTTGATAAGGTGGCCAAACTTATCGCAGTTTATACACTTTGGAGGGAGGCTTGGGTAGTCAACTTTGATTCGCACCGCATTACCTTCAGTATCTCTAACTTCGACCAGTTGTGGTGGAGCCGCCTCAAGAGTAATCTCTATCTTCACCTTAGTGTCACCAAAGTGATATGGGTCCAACCTTGACTTTTCCGTATGGAGAGGCTCTCCTATCGCACTCGCTACGACGCTTATCCCATCAAGCGAGTACAACTGAGGTGGGACGTTCCGCAGAATAGCCCAAGTTGGAGCAGTCTTTAGCTCCTTCTCCTGTAGATTTCCTTCTAGAGACCAAGGGAAAACTGAGAAAGCACAATGATCAACTTGCCAGTAACCCACCTGTAACACCCACTCTCTCGTTTGAACTGAGGGAACGTATATGAGGCAGCTGGTTGGAGAGACCGTTCGGACAGTGATGTTTCCAAACTTTCCCCAAACAGGGTTTAAATCGGCGATGATTTTTGCTGGGTGAGGTCTTCGACCGTGGAAATGAGCCACTATGTGGTCTTTCCATAGCGTAGAAGCTTGTAGAAGAACAGCCGGTGGAGCTTGGACCACTGGTGTACCGTCTTCGAGATAGGTTGGATTCGAGATCTTACGGAGGTTCCTGAGAGACGATTTGAACCTTTCGGCATACGTCGGAGCTGATGAAGAAGGAATCTCAGCCGGAATGGACGAGACCTGAAGCTTAGCATCGATCTGAGAATCGAAAGCTTGTACTTCTTTGTCCGAGACTGATCGAGGAACTTGAGATTTGGAAACAGCAGCAGCGTAAGAGGCCATTTTGTAAGAAGGGGGGAGGGAGAGTTCTCGTCTTCAGGCGTGAGGCCTGGCGGCGGCGGCGAAAGGGGAGAAACCCTAATCGCACATTTTATCGCATGAGAGAGAAAATCGCTGTTCcgttttatcatttaaaatcgCACTTGACATTTACAATACCCATAAAAGATCAGGACTAAAAATTGCATACAAAAGGAAagaattcaaacaaaaaatacattacATCCATACGCGTGGGACCGATTCTAGGCACCATGCATTTACGTTAGtacattttgaaagaaaaacatACAATACCCTTACACTAATcactatgttttttttatcaaatcattATGTTATTTCGATAGAAAAATGTATTAAATAATTAGCTATGTTTTGAccaaaagataaataattagatAAACACTTATACACACACAGTTAAAAAAAACCAGAAAATGCTATGGTTTAAATGTTAACTAATTCATTAACTAAGCCAACTGGTTAAGCAAACCAGGTCATTacagttttataaaaaacataaaatgtttctactcattttttttctcattgAGAAAGCTTCAGTTCAAAATTTAGCTAATTCATTAACTAAATCTATTAGTTAAGCAAATGGGGTTAAGTAAATTTTGTTGGTgttatataatcataaatttttgaaaaatttaaatattttttttaaaaaatagactaTTGGTTGTAAATTTAAGGGGATAGTCCATTAAATTATTTAGAGACTAATTGGAAACAAactttataaatagttttaactgaa is drawn from Brassica rapa cultivar Chiifu-401-42 chromosome A05, CAAS_Brap_v3.01, whole genome shotgun sequence and contains these coding sequences:
- the LOC103869048 gene encoding uncharacterized protein LOC103869048; the encoded protein is MSALLQGWECVSNYSEVAGGRIWVVWKQSLSVVVFKKSEQMIVCGVFDPDTQTYITVGFVYAYNTEGQRRQLWEEIVNISDHHLVKDKPFLILGDFNQILTASEHFSILPYDLPLRGMEEFRDCLFQCELEDVELRGVFYTWTNNRPEDPIIRKLDRAMGNEAWREVFSDVVAQFEAQGESDHAPCVVDLRADPEVRKVSFKYFSFLASHPKFQEEILAAWQKEIAVGSELFSLGQRLKEVKKACRSLNRLGFGNIQQKTRLAMEELQEIQSEMLVSPTESLFRREFVARKTWKFLDSALQIFYRTKSRIRWLKEGDANTKFFYKAVIAHQARNAIRFLFDGQETRITNKTQIKDMVVSYFQHLLGSV
- the LOC117134375 gene encoding 40S ribosomal protein S23-like, giving the protein MAMQSTRILSTTAVEATSPLNHHHPGSYQVTAITVFNPPRISGKKTNSRDGEIVKKAQRVLDGQRYKDGFRQEMKGRSFLLGPSHAKGIVHQKTVRICNGIEVKQPNSVIRKCARVQLIKNGKKDEFFISEGHVVGDIPGVRYKVVKVSDVSISTLYKGKEQLKS